One Henriciella litoralis genomic window carries:
- the hisS gene encoding histidine--tRNA ligase, whose amino-acid sequence MSKKSQDQDGPKSGKDLARKPRGFPDRREALIHAQAEMIDKVTSVYRRWGFEALETGAWEYADALGKFLPDDDRPNAGVFSMQDDDEQWISLRYDLTAPLARFAAENWQTLPKPFRRYAAGPVWRNEKPGPGRFREFLQCDADTVGAAGAHADAEMIAMAAEAMRAAGASDGEFAVRVNTRRLLNAVLEGVGANTDGARLTILRALDKLDRLGEDGVADLLGKGRMDESGDFTKGAELGADEVRRVLAFAKAGRETRSATLEALGQAVGTGEEATAGLEELSAIARGLEAFGCPDSDVLFDPSVVRGLEYYTGPVFEAELLKETLDEDGNAVRIGSVGGGGRYDDLVARFTGEKVPATGFSVGISRLATAFAISGELEALNGPVVVLNMDRNDPTEALKLAAELRRAGIRAEAYMGSSGMRPQMKYADRRGSPVAVMVGEDEIAKGVVTIKDLKEGAKKAKAIKSNEEYREARPGQFEAPRADMVARIREIIEMSE is encoded by the coding sequence ATGAGCAAGAAATCACAAGATCAGGACGGCCCGAAAAGCGGCAAGGACCTTGCCCGCAAACCGCGCGGCTTCCCGGACCGCCGCGAAGCGCTGATCCATGCCCAGGCCGAGATGATCGACAAGGTCACATCTGTGTATCGCCGCTGGGGCTTCGAAGCACTGGAAACGGGCGCTTGGGAATATGCCGACGCGCTCGGCAAGTTCCTGCCAGATGATGACCGGCCGAATGCTGGCGTCTTTTCCATGCAGGATGATGACGAGCAATGGATCTCGCTTCGTTATGACCTGACCGCCCCGCTCGCCCGGTTTGCCGCCGAGAACTGGCAGACCCTGCCAAAGCCTTTCCGCCGCTATGCCGCTGGTCCCGTCTGGCGCAATGAGAAGCCCGGTCCCGGCCGCTTCCGTGAGTTCCTGCAATGCGATGCCGATACGGTCGGCGCGGCAGGCGCGCACGCCGATGCAGAGATGATCGCGATGGCTGCGGAAGCGATGCGCGCAGCTGGCGCGTCGGATGGTGAGTTTGCCGTTCGCGTCAACACGCGCCGCTTGCTCAACGCCGTGCTGGAAGGCGTCGGCGCCAACACAGATGGCGCGCGCCTTACCATCCTCCGCGCACTCGATAAGCTCGACCGCCTCGGCGAAGACGGCGTGGCAGATCTCCTCGGTAAAGGCCGCATGGATGAAAGCGGCGACTTCACAAAGGGCGCTGAACTTGGGGCTGATGAAGTGCGCCGCGTTCTCGCCTTCGCCAAGGCCGGGCGCGAGACCCGCAGCGCTACGCTCGAAGCGCTCGGACAAGCTGTCGGCACCGGCGAGGAAGCCACCGCTGGTCTCGAAGAACTGTCGGCCATTGCCCGCGGTCTTGAGGCGTTCGGCTGCCCCGACAGCGACGTCCTGTTTGACCCCTCCGTTGTGCGCGGCCTGGAATATTATACCGGCCCGGTCTTCGAAGCAGAATTGCTGAAAGAGACGCTGGATGAAGACGGCAATGCCGTTCGCATCGGTTCGGTCGGCGGCGGTGGTCGCTATGATGATCTCGTCGCGCGGTTCACCGGTGAGAAAGTCCCCGCGACCGGCTTCTCGGTAGGTATTTCGCGCCTTGCGACAGCCTTTGCGATTTCAGGTGAGCTTGAAGCGCTGAACGGCCCGGTGGTCGTCCTCAATATGGATCGCAACGACCCAACCGAGGCCCTGAAGCTTGCCGCAGAACTCCGCCGTGCAGGCATCCGTGCTGAGGCCTATATGGGCAGCTCGGGTATGCGTCCGCAGATGAAATATGCAGACCGCCGCGGCTCGCCTGTCGCCGTGATGGTGGGCGAAGATGAGATCGCTAAGGGCGTCGTCACGATCAAGGATCTGAAAGAGGGCGCGAAGAAAGCCAAGGCAATCAAGTCCAATGAGGAATACCGCGAAGCCCGGCCCGGCCAGTTTGAAGCGCCTCGCGCCGACATGGTCGCCCGTATCCGCGAAATCATCGAGATGTCCGAATGA
- a CDS encoding ArsR/SmtB family transcription factor — MDAIFQALSDGTRRQMLRDLATGDRTVSELAAPHPMSLAAASKHIRVLENAGLIRREIEGRTHRCHLEAAPLAAAHSELSFYEQFWTSSLNELDRLLREDAAQEKQAAISSRPAAHKDD; from the coding sequence ATGGATGCGATTTTTCAGGCGCTCAGCGATGGCACACGCCGGCAAATGTTGCGTGACCTCGCAACCGGCGACCGCACCGTGAGTGAACTCGCTGCGCCGCACCCGATGTCGCTCGCGGCAGCTTCGAAACATATCAGGGTTCTGGAGAATGCCGGTCTGATCCGGCGCGAGATCGAAGGCCGCACGCATCGCTGCCATCTCGAAGCCGCCCCGCTTGCGGCCGCGCACAGCGAACTCTCCTTCTACGAACAGTTCTGGACATCCAGCCTCAATGAACTCGACCGCCTGCTGCGCGAGGACGCGGCGCAGGAGAAACAGGCCGCTATTTCATCCCGCCCAGCCGCTCACAAGGACGATTAG
- a CDS encoding acyl-CoA dehydrogenase family protein, which produces MDTATLGSMTVRDEMNDLRMSEKSIPLYEHVKKFIAEEVEPMSKKFHELGANRPDRFSYAPGQLEALEEVKQKAKDQGLWNFFLPDAETGEGLPNLDYAYIAAELGKNSLASESMNCAAPDTGNMEVLERVGTREQKDKWLKPLLAGEIRSAFVMTEPETACSDARNVRTQAVLKNGEWVINGEKYYASGAGDPRCKIMIVMVQTDPDAQSHQQQSQILVPMDTPGVEVLGPMHVFGKDDAPHGHMHIRFTDVKVPEENILLGVGRGFEISQLRLGPGRIHHCMRSIGAAEKALDLMLERGMTREAFGRPLIKLGGNQEIVSRARIEIEAMRLMVLKAAKAMDVLGNKEARVWISMVKAMVPERVCKIIDDAIQMHGATGVSQWTPLADMYTQQRTLRLADGPDEVHHMVVGRNEIGRMGMKGMTKK; this is translated from the coding sequence ATGGATACAGCAACACTCGGATCAATGACCGTTCGCGACGAGATGAACGATCTTCGTATGTCGGAAAAGTCGATCCCTCTTTATGAGCATGTGAAGAAATTCATCGCTGAAGAAGTCGAGCCCATGAGCAAGAAGTTTCATGAGCTTGGTGCCAATCGCCCGGACCGGTTTTCATATGCCCCAGGCCAGCTGGAAGCGCTTGAGGAAGTCAAACAGAAAGCCAAGGATCAGGGTCTCTGGAACTTCTTCCTGCCGGACGCAGAAACCGGCGAAGGCCTGCCCAACCTCGACTATGCGTATATCGCAGCCGAGCTTGGCAAGAACTCGCTCGCGTCTGAAAGCATGAACTGCGCCGCGCCAGACACAGGCAATATGGAAGTTCTGGAACGTGTCGGCACGAGAGAGCAAAAAGACAAGTGGCTGAAGCCTCTGCTCGCCGGCGAGATCCGCTCTGCCTTCGTGATGACCGAGCCTGAGACCGCCTGCTCCGATGCGCGCAACGTGCGCACCCAGGCCGTTCTGAAAAATGGCGAATGGGTCATCAATGGCGAGAAGTACTACGCCTCTGGTGCCGGCGACCCACGCTGCAAGATCATGATCGTCATGGTGCAGACAGACCCGGACGCGCAAAGCCACCAGCAGCAGTCGCAAATCCTGGTCCCGATGGACACGCCCGGCGTTGAAGTGCTCGGCCCGATGCATGTCTTCGGCAAGGATGACGCGCCACACGGCCACATGCATATCCGCTTCACGGATGTGAAAGTGCCTGAAGAGAATATCCTGCTCGGCGTTGGCCGCGGCTTCGAAATCTCCCAGCTGCGCCTCGGCCCAGGCCGCATCCACCACTGCATGCGCTCCATCGGCGCGGCAGAAAAAGCCCTCGACCTGATGCTCGAGCGCGGCATGACCCGTGAGGCGTTCGGTCGTCCGCTGATCAAGCTTGGCGGCAACCAGGAAATCGTCTCGCGCGCCCGCATCGAAATCGAAGCCATGCGCCTGATGGTGCTTAAAGCTGCCAAAGCGATGGACGTGCTGGGCAACAAGGAAGCCCGCGTCTGGATCTCCATGGTCAAGGCAATGGTGCCGGAACGCGTCTGCAAGATCATCGACGATGCGATCCAGATGCACGGCGCAACCGGTGTGTCCCAGTGGACGCCGCTCGCCGACATGTACACCCAGCAGCGGACCCTGCGTCTCGCTGACGGCCCGGATGAGGTTCACCACATGGTGGTCGGCCGCAACGAAATCGGCCGCATGGGCATGAAGGGCATGACCAAGAAGTAG
- a CDS encoding acyl-CoA thioesterase, whose product MTTIPFIDLKPTHNPHRWTLPVEPRLCVGPPGHKFLFGGVGLATAISALERTTGRPCIWATAQYLSFANPPDILDIDVKVPVAGKNITQARVRAHIDEREIFTVNAAVGARESEHSHQWLKMPDVPKPDDCPPFPRFDETSDDLHASLDMRVARGRYAAGRNVKGGKSEDGNVVLWGRSVSGAPVDSAMLAIINDFVPSGTSHALGLPAGANSLDNTLRIRKIVETEWVCCEIQVEGVHNGFVHGRAAMFADDGTLMATGSQSGIIRIFDPAAFKARFSKKD is encoded by the coding sequence ATGACGACCATACCTTTCATCGATCTCAAGCCCACGCACAATCCGCATCGCTGGACGCTGCCGGTTGAACCGCGCCTCTGTGTCGGCCCGCCGGGACACAAATTCCTGTTCGGCGGCGTTGGCCTCGCCACTGCGATCAGCGCGCTTGAGCGCACGACCGGCCGACCCTGCATCTGGGCCACTGCGCAATACCTCTCCTTCGCCAATCCGCCGGACATTCTCGACATCGATGTGAAAGTCCCGGTCGCCGGCAAGAACATCACGCAGGCCCGCGTGCGCGCACATATCGATGAGCGTGAGATCTTCACCGTCAACGCCGCTGTCGGCGCACGCGAGTCCGAGCATTCGCATCAATGGCTGAAAATGCCGGATGTCCCGAAGCCAGACGATTGCCCGCCTTTCCCGCGTTTTGACGAGACCTCAGACGATCTCCACGCCTCGCTCGACATGCGCGTGGCGCGCGGTCGCTATGCCGCCGGTCGCAATGTGAAGGGCGGCAAGAGTGAGGATGGCAATGTCGTGCTCTGGGGCCGATCGGTCAGCGGTGCGCCCGTCGATTCGGCCATGCTTGCCATCATCAATGACTTTGTCCCGTCAGGCACCAGCCATGCGCTTGGCCTTCCGGCAGGTGCCAACTCGCTCGACAATACGCTGCGCATCCGCAAGATCGTTGAAACTGAATGGGTGTGCTGCGAGATTCAAGTTGAGGGCGTGCACAATGGTTTCGTGCATGGCCGCGCGGCGATGTTCGCAGATGACGGCACGCTGATGGCAACCGGCAGCCAGTCTGGCATCATCCGGATCTTTGACCCGGCGGCCTTCAAGGCCCGCTTTTCGAAAAAGGATTAG
- a CDS encoding SRPBCC family protein has translation MTSQPDEDDFAILTEPTTLVIKRWLPGKRERVWDYLADSDLRRKWLASGDMPATPGDTFTLTWRNSELSPDAPAPDGKGGEHSMESEIVTFDPPKTLEFIWGNGTVTFDLEQKGEKTLLTLTHTGIETRSNRVGISTGWHAHLNLLVAEIGGTERGSFWASYDALKTIYEARVP, from the coding sequence ATGACTTCCCAACCAGACGAAGATGATTTCGCCATTCTGACCGAGCCGACCACGCTGGTCATCAAACGCTGGCTGCCTGGCAAGCGCGAACGCGTCTGGGACTATCTCGCCGACAGCGACCTTCGCCGTAAATGGCTGGCCTCCGGCGACATGCCGGCGACCCCCGGAGACACATTCACGCTGACCTGGCGCAATAGCGAGCTCAGCCCGGACGCGCCAGCCCCCGACGGCAAGGGAGGCGAACACAGCATGGAGAGCGAGATCGTCACATTCGATCCGCCGAAGACGCTCGAATTCATATGGGGCAATGGCACGGTCACATTCGACCTGGAGCAGAAAGGCGAGAAGACACTGCTCACACTGACCCATACCGGTATCGAGACCCGTTCCAACAGGGTCGGCATCTCGACCGGCTGGCACGCGCATCTGAATCTGCTTGTCGCCGAAATTGGCGGGACCGAGCGCGGCTCCTTCTGGGCGTCGTACGACGCGCTAAAAACGATCTATGAGGCGCGCGTGCCGTAA
- a CDS encoding DUF6653 family protein, with product MVDFGNASEKLMSMDDATWRRHANPWSGWSRVATLPALALAIWSRAWIGWWALALIVLVLLWTWLNPRLFPEPRSLDNWMSRGVMGERIWLARNVRPIPAHHARMANLLNGLSALAMLPFAWGLWQLDIWPTLFGMTVSMLAKLWFVDRMVTLRRIEEGQAG from the coding sequence ATGGTCGATTTTGGAAACGCCTCGGAAAAACTGATGAGCATGGATGACGCCACCTGGCGTCGCCATGCCAATCCATGGAGCGGTTGGAGCCGTGTCGCGACCCTGCCGGCGCTCGCGCTTGCGATCTGGAGCCGCGCCTGGATCGGCTGGTGGGCGCTTGCCCTCATTGTCCTCGTCCTTCTGTGGACCTGGCTCAATCCGCGCCTCTTTCCCGAACCGCGCAGCCTCGACAACTGGATGTCGCGCGGCGTCATGGGGGAGCGGATCTGGCTTGCTCGTAATGTGCGGCCTATCCCGGCGCATCACGCGCGGATGGCAAACCTGCTCAACGGCCTCAGTGCGCTCGCCATGCTGCCCTTTGCCTGGGGGCTGTGGCAGCTCGACATCTGGCCGACCCTGTTCGGGATGACCGTCTCCATGCTCGCCAAGCTCTGGTTCGTCGACCGCATGGTCACGCTCCGCCGCATCGAGGAAGGGCAGGCGGGCTAG
- the hisG gene encoding ATP phosphoribosyltransferase, which yields MTRLTIAIPSKGRLKDNAESWLAKAGFRLKQAGGERGYTAELRGLPEADVLLLSAREIAQGLIDGAFHIGVTGEDLLHDLSADLSRDASVIKRLDFGGADVVVAVPAAWLDVNTLSELEAAGARFRQRHGRRMKVATKYLRLTRNYFAEKSVGEYRLVESAGATEAAPSSGQAEVIVDITSTGATLKANGLKVLDDGVILKSQAALTGSLKADWTGESLGALEKLLSAIGAVESADAQKLLQAADSIPDSLIDAQGLTRVSANSVLSPALSAAENARRIAESGAGPVSIVNADFIFERETPSFVAFVTELERGA from the coding sequence ATGACCCGGCTTACAATTGCGATCCCGTCCAAGGGGCGCCTGAAAGACAATGCCGAGAGCTGGCTCGCCAAGGCAGGCTTCCGCCTCAAACAGGCTGGCGGCGAACGCGGTTACACCGCAGAGCTTCGCGGCCTGCCTGAGGCAGACGTACTTCTGCTCTCGGCCCGTGAGATTGCGCAGGGGCTGATCGACGGCGCGTTCCATATCGGGGTGACTGGTGAAGACCTTTTGCATGATCTCTCGGCGGATCTCTCCCGCGATGCCAGCGTCATCAAACGGCTCGACTTTGGCGGCGCTGATGTTGTCGTCGCTGTCCCGGCGGCCTGGCTTGATGTGAATACGTTGAGCGAGCTCGAAGCGGCAGGTGCGCGGTTCCGCCAGCGCCATGGCCGCCGCATGAAGGTGGCGACCAAATACCTTCGTCTGACGCGCAACTATTTTGCCGAGAAGTCTGTCGGCGAGTACCGCCTCGTGGAAAGCGCGGGCGCGACCGAAGCGGCGCCCAGCTCAGGGCAGGCTGAAGTCATCGTCGACATCACATCGACTGGCGCGACGCTGAAGGCCAATGGCCTGAAAGTCCTCGATGATGGTGTGATCCTGAAAAGCCAGGCGGCGCTCACCGGATCGCTCAAAGCCGACTGGACGGGCGAGTCGCTCGGCGCGCTCGAAAAACTGCTCTCGGCCATCGGCGCAGTCGAATCGGCGGATGCGCAAAAACTGCTTCAGGCCGCTGATTCCATCCCCGATTCTCTCATCGACGCGCAGGGGTTGACCCGCGTCTCGGCAAATTCTGTTCTTTCGCCTGCCTTAAGTGCGGCAGAAAATGCCCGCAGAATCGCTGAATCGGGGGCAGGACCTGTCTCAATCGTTAATGCGGACTTCATTTTCGAACGCGAAACGCCGTCTTTCGTAGCGTTTGTTACTGAATTGGAACGAGGCGCTTGA
- a CDS encoding DUF3617 domain-containing protein has translation MKACIICLTAALSAATAANAQTLTLQPGEWETMTTETFVDESGVEDVNSWSENVCIAPADADHDASRFASAGCTASDSRIEDGILKFQETCHDDFMTLSGDATVTQSKSDGSIRIDESLAGEDLILGPIVIDRVITSKRAGDC, from the coding sequence ATGAAAGCTTGTATCATCTGCCTGACGGCAGCTTTGAGCGCAGCGACCGCTGCAAACGCGCAGACACTGACTTTGCAACCGGGCGAGTGGGAAACCATGACGACCGAGACTTTCGTCGATGAAAGCGGGGTCGAAGACGTAAATAGCTGGAGTGAAAACGTTTGCATCGCGCCAGCGGACGCTGACCACGACGCCAGTCGATTTGCTTCGGCTGGCTGCACGGCATCCGACAGTCGGATTGAGGACGGTATCCTCAAATTCCAAGAGACCTGTCATGACGACTTCATGACTTTGTCAGGAGACGCCACCGTCACCCAAAGCAAAAGCGACGGCTCAATCCGGATTGATGAAAGTCTCGCCGGGGAAGATCTGATCCTCGGACCGATCGTCATCGACCGGGTGATCACATCCAAGCGCGCGGGCGATTGTTAA
- a CDS encoding patatin-like phospholipase family protein: protein MMIHRIVLLVAVTFLAVACTTISVDRVPVPAELSDDVVVSGFDRTIRYWGDAAPPQTLTSPLADKPFLKSHAAEIEDGSPVELSFLVVSGGGEYGAYGAGLLNGWSASGTRPEFQVVTGVSTGALIAPFAFLGETYDDALRVAYTEVTPSEIYTPKILENILTGSALSDSTPLGNMIEANITPDVLRDIATEHRAGRRLFVSTTELDTGRPVVWDMGAIASHGGPEALALFREVIRASASVPAAFPPVPIEVSVGQNVYSELHADGSVAASLFAYGPQVDVSEILESAPADIRMTVYVIKNGRRLPLHSETGPRWYEVAGRSVALLLHYSSQSSISEIYSLTQRDGLDFRLAYIPQTFTETSKRPFEQTYMRKLYAIGEEQAREGYDWQLSPW, encoded by the coding sequence ATGATGATACACAGGATTGTCCTCCTGGTCGCCGTCACTTTTCTGGCGGTGGCCTGCACAACGATCAGCGTCGACCGTGTTCCGGTCCCGGCAGAGCTATCAGATGATGTCGTGGTGAGCGGTTTTGACCGCACAATCCGATATTGGGGAGATGCAGCACCGCCGCAGACCCTGACATCCCCGTTGGCCGACAAGCCGTTTCTAAAGAGCCATGCCGCAGAGATTGAAGACGGATCGCCTGTAGAGTTGTCCTTCCTGGTCGTATCCGGCGGCGGCGAATATGGAGCGTATGGGGCAGGCCTGCTGAATGGCTGGTCAGCCTCGGGAACGCGGCCGGAGTTTCAGGTCGTAACGGGCGTCAGCACCGGCGCGCTCATCGCACCTTTTGCATTTCTTGGTGAAACGTATGATGACGCGCTTCGGGTGGCCTACACAGAGGTCACGCCCTCTGAAATCTATACGCCTAAAATTCTGGAAAACATTCTCACCGGTTCGGCGCTTTCTGATTCCACGCCTCTTGGTAACATGATCGAAGCGAACATCACGCCTGATGTCCTGCGCGACATAGCGACGGAACACAGGGCCGGACGGCGACTGTTCGTCAGCACAACAGAACTGGACACGGGCAGGCCGGTCGTCTGGGACATGGGAGCGATTGCCAGTCATGGCGGCCCGGAAGCTCTCGCCCTTTTCCGTGAAGTCATCCGCGCATCTGCGTCCGTACCGGCGGCCTTTCCACCCGTCCCGATCGAGGTGAGTGTGGGCCAGAACGTGTATTCAGAGTTACATGCAGACGGCAGCGTGGCGGCAAGCCTGTTTGCCTATGGGCCACAAGTCGATGTCAGCGAAATTCTTGAAAGCGCGCCAGCCGATATCCGGATGACGGTGTATGTTATAAAGAATGGAAGACGTTTGCCGCTGCACTCCGAGACGGGCCCGAGATGGTATGAAGTGGCCGGACGGTCAGTGGCGCTCCTGCTACACTATTCCTCCCAGAGCAGCATTTCCGAGATTTACAGCCTCACACAGCGAGACGGCCTGGATTTCCGCTTGGCCTATATCCCACAAACCTTCACCGAAACATCGAAGCGCCCGTTCGAGCAAACCTATATGCGCAAGCTCTACGCGATTGGCGAAGAGCAGGCCCGCGAAGGCTATGATTGGCAACTCTCACCGTGGTAA
- a CDS encoding ATP phosphoribosyltransferase regulatory subunit: MSSPADIFARLGGELTDPPVIMPANQPLELSGEAVRARLCVFMGENGEECALRPDLTLPVAIAQAEAGVSGETVRRYEARAFRLPVVPGDVMEFTQIGFERYGAPSTADADAETFALVYEAAASAGIEAADVRMGDLAIFPAFVDALDLAPGLADALKRAFRQAGGVSALLNAKPGKPAHGLASRLKGASADEARAIVSDIFELSGIQPQGTRSLDEIVEGLLAQAADAEYGATPDIARQTLEAVMAVDTTAEQAADALLAIARQAGISGVEPALERLEARAAKMKALMPGALASARFGTPFGRRFNYYDGFLFEIFHPGDASSRKPFGAGGRYDTLLSRLSGGKVDATAIGGVVRPDRLTKGAQS, from the coding sequence ATGAGCAGTCCCGCTGATATCTTTGCCCGCCTCGGCGGTGAGCTGACCGACCCGCCCGTCATCATGCCGGCCAACCAGCCGCTGGAGCTTTCCGGTGAGGCTGTCCGCGCTCGCCTCTGCGTCTTCATGGGCGAGAATGGTGAGGAATGCGCCCTGCGGCCAGACCTGACGTTGCCCGTCGCGATTGCGCAGGCCGAAGCAGGCGTTTCGGGTGAAACCGTCCGGCGCTATGAAGCGCGCGCGTTCCGCCTGCCGGTCGTCCCGGGTGATGTCATGGAGTTCACCCAGATCGGCTTTGAGCGCTATGGCGCGCCGTCCACTGCAGACGCTGATGCTGAGACCTTCGCGCTTGTCTATGAGGCGGCGGCGTCTGCAGGCATTGAGGCTGCGGATGTTCGCATGGGCGATCTCGCCATCTTCCCGGCTTTCGTCGATGCGCTCGATCTCGCGCCCGGGCTTGCCGATGCGCTGAAGCGGGCTTTCCGTCAGGCAGGCGGCGTGTCCGCATTGCTCAATGCAAAGCCCGGCAAACCGGCCCATGGCCTTGCCTCCCGGCTGAAAGGCGCAAGCGCTGATGAGGCCCGCGCCATCGTGTCGGACATCTTTGAGCTCTCCGGCATCCAGCCTCAAGGGACGCGCTCGCTCGACGAGATTGTCGAAGGGCTGCTCGCACAGGCGGCTGACGCAGAATATGGCGCCACGCCAGATATTGCCCGCCAGACGCTTGAAGCCGTGATGGCTGTCGACACGACGGCCGAGCAAGCGGCCGACGCCTTGCTCGCCATCGCACGTCAGGCAGGGATATCAGGCGTTGAGCCCGCTCTGGAGCGTCTTGAAGCGCGCGCGGCGAAGATGAAAGCCCTCATGCCCGGCGCGCTCGCCTCAGCCCGTTTCGGCACGCCATTTGGTCGTCGGTTCAACTATTATGACGGCTTCCTGTTTGAGATTTTCCATCCCGGCGATGCCTCCAGCCGAAAACCGTTCGGGGCAGGGGGGCGCTATGACACGCTGTTATCCCGCCTCTCCGGCGGCAAGGTCGATGCAACAGCCATCGGCGGTGTCGTCCGGCCTGACCGGCTCACCAAGGGAGCCCAATCATGA
- a CDS encoding aspartate aminotransferase family protein — protein MSDPRAHIMPVYAPPSEAFVRGEGVNLYTEDGSEYLDFVAGIAVNSLGHSHPKLVETLQDQAGKLWHLSNMFRVKAGEELADKMCARTFADRVFFTNSGTEAVECALKAARKYHWSKGNEDRIEFITFTGAFHGRSLGAINAGGNPKYLEGFGPPIEGFRQLEWGDHDALKAAVTNKTCAVFVEPVQGEGGVRAMPEECLTGLRKLCDETGTLLIYDEVQCGMGRTGKLFAHEWAPDAQPDIMCVAKGVGGGFPFGACLMTEEVGLPMQPGSHGSTYGGNPLAMAVGNAVWDTIADEDFLAEVRRVSGTVAQGLKSLADSHADKVDGVTGKGLLTGLKLKAAPKPVQNACREKGLLVGVAGNNVLRLAPPLIITDEDVRKAVSVMDEALSEWEMEG, from the coding sequence ATGTCCGATCCCCGCGCCCACATCATGCCGGTCTATGCCCCGCCATCAGAAGCGTTTGTGCGAGGCGAGGGCGTCAATCTCTATACAGAGGACGGGTCTGAATATCTGGACTTCGTCGCAGGCATTGCAGTTAATTCGCTCGGCCACTCGCACCCCAAGCTCGTCGAGACGCTTCAAGACCAGGCGGGAAAGCTCTGGCACCTGTCCAACATGTTCCGCGTCAAGGCTGGCGAGGAGCTTGCCGACAAGATGTGCGCCCGCACCTTTGCGGACCGTGTCTTCTTCACAAACTCCGGCACCGAGGCTGTCGAATGCGCGCTCAAGGCCGCCCGCAAGTATCACTGGTCCAAGGGCAATGAAGACCGCATTGAGTTCATCACCTTCACTGGCGCCTTCCACGGCCGCTCACTCGGCGCGATCAATGCTGGCGGCAATCCAAAATACCTTGAAGGCTTCGGCCCACCTATTGAAGGTTTCCGCCAGCTGGAATGGGGCGATCATGATGCGCTGAAGGCCGCCGTCACCAACAAGACCTGCGCGGTGTTCGTCGAGCCTGTGCAGGGCGAGGGCGGCGTGCGCGCCATGCCTGAAGAATGCCTCACGGGCCTTCGCAAACTTTGCGACGAGACCGGCACGCTGCTCATCTATGACGAGGTTCAGTGCGGCATGGGCCGCACCGGTAAGCTTTTCGCCCATGAGTGGGCCCCGGACGCTCAGCCAGACATCATGTGTGTCGCCAAGGGTGTCGGCGGCGGTTTCCCCTTCGGCGCCTGCCTGATGACCGAAGAGGTTGGCCTGCCCATGCAGCCAGGCTCACACGGCTCGACCTATGGCGGCAACCCGCTGGCCATGGCCGTCGGCAATGCCGTCTGGGACACGATCGCTGACGAAGACTTCCTCGCAGAAGTCCGCCGCGTTTCCGGAACTGTTGCCCAAGGCCTCAAATCCCTCGCTGACAGCCATGCCGACAAGGTCGACGGCGTCACCGGAAAGGGCCTGCTGACCGGTCTGAAACTGAAGGCGGCGCCAAAGCCCGTCCAGAATGCCTGCCGCGAGAAGGGCCTGCTCGTCGGCGTCGCCGGTAACAATGTCCTGCGCCTCGCGCCGCCTCTGATCATCACCGACGAAGACGTCCGTAAGGCCGTCAGCGTGATGGATGAAGCGCTCAGCGAGTGGGAGATGGAGGGGTAA
- a CDS encoding HdeD family acid-resistance protein, with amino-acid sequence MTICRPQSRKGFGVMGIRTSGYILIILGVLAILFPFVSAISLSVAFGVIFLFAGISHFSAVWKKNVEGHVQHLVLALLYLAGGAGMILFPLMGVMSLAIILGISLIAQGIAQLIIFSKVTASNKWLLAISGGLGVLLGCYILFDLPLAATWVVGTLAGINLLFTGFTLLAISSALPRTGPDA; translated from the coding sequence GTGACAATCTGCCGACCACAATCGCGAAAGGGCTTTGGCGTTATGGGCATTCGAACTTCCGGATACATTCTGATTATTCTCGGCGTTCTCGCCATTCTATTTCCGTTCGTTTCAGCGATCTCACTCAGCGTTGCATTCGGAGTTATCTTCCTGTTCGCGGGGATCAGCCATTTCTCGGCCGTCTGGAAGAAAAATGTCGAAGGCCATGTCCAGCATCTGGTGCTAGCCCTTCTCTATCTGGCGGGCGGCGCCGGCATGATCCTGTTCCCGCTCATGGGTGTGATGTCCCTGGCCATCATTCTGGGCATCAGCTTGATCGCCCAAGGCATCGCCCAGCTCATCATTTTCTCCAAAGTGACGGCCAGCAATAAATGGCTGCTCGCGATCAGCGGCGGGCTGGGTGTCCTGCTCGGCTGCTACATCCTGTTTGATCTGCCCCTCGCGGCGACATGGGTCGTCGGGACCCTTGCCGGGATCAATTTGCTGTTCACGGGTTTCACGCTGCTGGCGATCTCGTCCGCCCTACCCCGCACTGGCCCAGACGCCTGA